A region of Planctomycetaceae bacterium DNA encodes the following proteins:
- a CDS encoding peptidoglycan-binding domain-containing protein has protein sequence MIRREVTMRILANSGDDCYSYPYEGSVSAWRIRRSVGRGGRNDRDDVLKIQKLLNLTEPTDGGPPVPLVEDGWIGPKTNSAIAHFQSVQQTGSDGRVDPFGPTLKRMNEVSKPRLGVNNAALLARVAAAMGTLTQIVTKGQRTVERAMDYLRFGDGIFSSKRDYEMADLYFDFKRLSQSQTQAALVSIRTTFRRAWTALNSPPSPVTGGNPLGVSIFTIDPLGHSHYAYVPTWKSHEKREHPDVHTGHVYLCRK, from the coding sequence ATGATCCGGCGTGAGGTGACGATGAGAATTCTGGCGAATTCCGGGGACGACTGTTACTCGTACCCCTATGAAGGCAGTGTCTCCGCGTGGCGCATCAGACGATCTGTCGGCCGCGGAGGTCGCAACGACCGCGACGACGTGCTGAAGATCCAGAAGCTGCTTAATCTCACTGAACCCACGGACGGCGGTCCTCCCGTGCCACTGGTCGAGGACGGCTGGATCGGACCAAAGACAAACAGTGCCATTGCGCACTTCCAAAGCGTCCAGCAGACGGGCAGTGATGGACGAGTGGATCCGTTCGGTCCGACACTCAAGCGGATGAATGAGGTGTCGAAGCCGCGGCTGGGCGTGAACAATGCGGCTCTGCTGGCGCGCGTCGCCGCTGCAATGGGCACGCTGACGCAGATCGTCACGAAAGGCCAGCGAACAGTTGAACGGGCGATGGACTACCTCCGGTTCGGAGACGGCATATTTTCTTCCAAACGCGACTACGAGATGGCGGATCTGTATTTCGACTTCAAACGGTTGTCACAGTCACAGACTCAGGCTGCGCTGGTTTCGATCCGCACAACGTTCCGGCGTGCCTGGACAGCTCTGAACAGCCCGCCCAGTCCCGTCACCGGAGGAAATCCGCTGGGTGTTTCCATATTTACAATCGATCCGCTTGGCCACAGCCACTACGCCTATGTACCCACCTGGAAATCGCATGAGAAACGCGAACATCCGGACGTGCATACCGGTCATGTGTACCTGTGTCGAAAA